In Phycisphaerales bacterium, the following proteins share a genomic window:
- a CDS encoding c-type cytochrome: protein MPVTTKTFRDQNKLHVIFAVSSLLLAICFIAAVLQDWANEYRAPQVEVVRWDTEMTRWTKSVADLRVQMANVDALESQLSAAKSALEADPEYQRIGQEIDRIQYDRDKRIKQLQLFTDGNIAPQQQLVERLKTLVQVNHGTPEHAAQLEREREKLEALLAEKRSGENEVQAATAQIEDLKARRREMETEITSLQLEIKNRRADLEKATDHLEELEPGLAGALGGWLRDKPILDAFNPSIKIRQQKVENVLTDVNLAQVPTLDRCMSCHVTIDNPLYAEDAVLRFLEFQALGEEFPGGKESRTLDLVRYDLEPAAVLGFWEQAVANLPSQSGEPQERLAAAQEALVAVFAGLYDAAEPQGPIRTGWTPPSGQTGVTSMADVRAIRKVLLAAWPADWQTWYAPLIEYRLALGDIVNQTLSKPDRRAFLDEYRHALVDQYNEGAASRGRHRLSASRLILAHPRLDLFADPDSKHPIATMGCTSCHEGSGEETQFVHTAHTPEDRWVDARTGMLVADFLVREEGTDSEIMKLIRESSAASRSVQAAPADDQPQVVLAGFSPEGEQGAAPEHGSTEHGSDAAGDAHAEMFHDDHWYADNEKYDDAFGFPSEAHDVTSAAYLNPRTGELSRAVKQQRLWEDRYGWEPVAFHYWERPMHALRYIESSCNRCHAQEMEIADTAPVLASGRLLFSEMGCVNCHAVDSLGSPLPNQPGMPDVRQVGPSLVHVKDKLSEDMIASWTWAPKAFRPNTRMPHFFMTENNSSPLDIRRTRAEVAAMAKYLVVAPPDPGKSAYQPEALPPADAEGINIAGDVEAGRTLFKEVGCLACHSNVNETGLEWVAIDLQERFGLDRDDALQRIAEDSQANEGHSGVETSEDNVGFFALDGSGNPTPRIKPEQYTRLHWYLMHYQPDRYSNFAPELSGVATKLLHDRTPDEARAWLYDWVRNPSHYSDYTRMPSLRLTEQEAIDLAAYLLSQKHPTYEPQHFDVDETMVDALLVNLQKNAISEGAAREKVAAMSLEEKQFDLGNRMIQHYGCFGCHQIPGFDSSLAVSANLSAYGRKDPHKLDFGYFEHIFDHQRPSTVDVWFVEREGLTEDAVKVHGDPDDPLLSERVLEWEHVENDRRGYLYAKLHNSRIFDRDKLTIEGEMTESGEIVYTSRNDRSLRLIEVDGRYLEVETREDSGLSADEVEIRSVGEPYLKLRMPRFFLRDSDITALVTYVTSLKTPLVRGNLQKTTDDMGMMRAKGRLMAESLNCVGCHDVHNNVPNIRQYYEVRRRDGSIDFQQTQENLPNAPPRIVGNGAKAQHDWFYSFLNNVEMLRPWLKIRMPSFDLQPQETQWLVEYFAGQTTMDARMIASHLKPVDAALFDEFEKQYNAAFEAARQAGNNGAKAGEIAKDAASKAVGRMLMPEQFDKTREQLIQTAREFGLYSESAYPTRHDPADEFAAKAGRIWYDLRFLRDTYNGVDYPFQAPPVDDMAPEEFALGEGIVTDLGCFACHRLGDWTKLEKIFDLQQAEMMGDFGGADEADPYAEEDPYGGAEEDPYGGAEEQDPYGGEEDAYGGDEQDPYGSSEAPVEKKPTIYDQISAPNLGISYERLQEDYIKQWLRKPQAIMPGTKMPSLFGADGRTSAFAGYPDTGPMSRERMELLYGATAEEQIDLITKWIMVAGSRHYTVGESALSGDSTAAPAVDLDEVLRQRREAAVAAGEAEPAAAGNGEVAAPGEGGEVGAPEEPKAEPEPKKIETKRLTPEEQTADREAAVTEVLSSPDAATGAVAGIALVEGPLPRPSRINVNADAFCAQANRGTPVYKEDIVRNGNGSLRDVVVFIRNAPAGAGNPLDGDKEIDQIGCVYTPHVVTVTTGKTLSMKNTDNTAHNLKFTSQNNGQFNEGQPVAGMVKDVEFANPEMQMHLGCSVHAWMQAYIYAFSHPYHATTGERGTFKIAGLPPGQYELVFHHPELGEQVQNITIEAGQAARADATFKR from the coding sequence GTGCCTGTGACCACCAAGACGTTCCGCGACCAGAACAAACTCCACGTCATCTTTGCCGTCTCGTCGCTGCTGCTGGCGATCTGCTTCATCGCGGCGGTGCTTCAGGACTGGGCCAACGAGTACCGCGCCCCGCAGGTCGAAGTGGTCCGCTGGGACACCGAGATGACGCGGTGGACCAAGTCCGTGGCGGACCTGCGCGTGCAGATGGCCAACGTGGATGCCCTCGAATCGCAACTCAGCGCCGCAAAGAGCGCACTCGAGGCCGACCCGGAGTACCAGCGCATCGGTCAGGAGATCGACCGCATCCAGTACGACCGCGACAAGCGCATCAAGCAGCTGCAGCTGTTCACCGACGGCAACATCGCGCCGCAGCAGCAACTCGTGGAGCGCCTCAAGACGCTGGTGCAGGTGAACCACGGAACGCCTGAACACGCCGCACAGCTCGAGCGCGAGCGCGAGAAGCTCGAGGCGCTGCTGGCCGAGAAGCGCAGCGGTGAAAATGAGGTGCAGGCCGCAACTGCTCAGATCGAGGATCTGAAGGCCCGGCGCCGCGAGATGGAAACCGAGATCACTTCGCTTCAACTCGAGATCAAGAACCGCCGAGCGGATCTCGAGAAGGCCACTGACCATCTCGAAGAACTTGAACCCGGACTCGCCGGAGCACTCGGCGGCTGGCTGCGCGACAAACCGATTCTGGACGCGTTCAACCCGTCGATCAAGATCAGACAGCAGAAGGTCGAGAACGTCCTCACCGACGTCAATCTCGCGCAGGTGCCAACGCTCGATCGCTGCATGTCCTGCCATGTGACCATTGACAATCCGCTGTACGCTGAGGACGCCGTCCTGCGCTTCCTCGAGTTCCAGGCGCTTGGCGAGGAGTTCCCCGGCGGCAAGGAAAGCCGCACGCTCGATCTGGTCCGGTACGACCTCGAGCCCGCCGCGGTGCTGGGCTTCTGGGAGCAGGCCGTGGCGAATCTGCCGTCGCAGAGCGGCGAGCCGCAGGAGCGCCTCGCCGCGGCGCAGGAAGCGCTCGTCGCCGTCTTTGCCGGGCTCTACGACGCGGCTGAGCCGCAGGGTCCGATCCGCACGGGCTGGACGCCGCCCTCGGGCCAGACCGGCGTCACCAGCATGGCCGATGTGCGCGCGATTCGCAAGGTGCTGCTTGCGGCGTGGCCGGCTGACTGGCAGACGTGGTACGCGCCGCTCATCGAGTATCGCCTGGCGCTGGGTGACATCGTCAACCAGACGCTGTCCAAGCCGGATCGCCGCGCTTTCCTCGACGAATACCGCCACGCGCTCGTGGACCAGTACAACGAGGGCGCCGCGTCCCGCGGGCGCCACCGCCTGAGCGCCAGCCGGCTCATCCTCGCCCACCCGCGCCTGGATCTCTTTGCCGATCCGGATTCGAAGCATCCGATCGCCACAATGGGCTGCACGAGTTGCCACGAGGGCTCGGGTGAAGAAACGCAGTTCGTGCACACCGCCCACACTCCTGAAGATCGCTGGGTCGATGCGCGCACCGGTATGCTCGTGGCCGATTTCCTCGTGCGCGAAGAGGGCACCGACAGCGAGATCATGAAACTCATCCGCGAGTCATCTGCGGCGAGCCGCTCGGTGCAGGCGGCGCCGGCCGACGACCAGCCGCAGGTCGTGCTCGCCGGCTTCAGCCCCGAGGGCGAGCAGGGCGCGGCTCCTGAGCACGGGTCAACCGAACACGGTTCCGACGCGGCCGGCGATGCCCACGCCGAGATGTTCCACGACGATCACTGGTACGCTGACAACGAGAAGTACGACGATGCGTTCGGCTTCCCGAGCGAAGCGCATGACGTGACATCTGCCGCGTATCTCAACCCGCGCACGGGTGAACTGTCGCGGGCCGTCAAGCAGCAGCGCCTCTGGGAAGATCGCTATGGCTGGGAGCCGGTTGCGTTTCACTACTGGGAACGGCCGATGCACGCGCTGCGCTACATCGAGTCGTCGTGCAATCGCTGCCACGCGCAGGAGATGGAGATTGCCGACACCGCGCCAGTGCTGGCAAGCGGCCGCCTGCTGTTCTCGGAAATGGGTTGCGTCAATTGCCACGCCGTCGATTCACTGGGCAGCCCGTTGCCGAACCAGCCGGGCATGCCCGACGTGCGCCAGGTGGGCCCGAGTCTGGTGCACGTGAAGGACAAACTGAGCGAAGACATGATCGCGTCGTGGACGTGGGCGCCCAAGGCGTTTCGCCCCAACACGCGCATGCCGCACTTCTTCATGACGGAGAACAATTCGTCGCCGCTGGATATCCGCCGCACGCGCGCCGAAGTAGCGGCGATGGCGAAGTACCTCGTCGTCGCCCCTCCTGACCCAGGCAAGTCGGCCTATCAGCCAGAAGCCCTCCCGCCGGCCGACGCCGAGGGCATCAACATCGCCGGCGACGTCGAAGCCGGCCGTACGCTGTTCAAGGAAGTCGGCTGCCTTGCGTGCCACAGCAACGTGAATGAGACTGGTCTCGAATGGGTCGCCATCGACCTGCAGGAGCGGTTTGGACTTGATCGCGACGACGCCCTCCAGCGCATCGCTGAAGATTCGCAGGCGAACGAGGGCCACAGCGGAGTCGAGACCTCCGAAGACAACGTCGGCTTCTTCGCGCTCGATGGCTCGGGCAATCCGACGCCGCGCATCAAGCCCGAACAGTACACCCGGCTGCACTGGTACCTCATGCACTACCAGCCGGATCGCTATTCGAACTTTGCTCCGGAACTCTCGGGAGTGGCGACCAAACTGCTCCACGACCGCACGCCCGACGAGGCGCGAGCCTGGCTCTACGACTGGGTCCGCAACCCGTCGCACTACTCCGACTACACGCGCATGCCCAGTCTGCGCCTGACCGAACAGGAAGCGATCGACCTCGCGGCGTATCTGCTCTCGCAAAAGCACCCGACCTATGAGCCCCAGCACTTTGACGTCGATGAGACGATGGTCGACGCGCTGCTGGTCAATCTGCAGAAGAACGCGATTTCCGAAGGCGCCGCGCGCGAAAAAGTCGCCGCGATGAGCCTCGAAGAAAAGCAGTTCGACCTGGGCAACCGCATGATCCAGCACTACGGCTGCTTCGGCTGCCACCAGATTCCCGGCTTCGACTCGTCGCTGGCCGTGTCGGCGAACCTCTCCGCTTACGGGCGCAAGGACCCGCACAAACTCGACTTCGGCTACTTCGAGCATATCTTCGACCACCAGCGGCCCTCCACCGTGGACGTCTGGTTCGTGGAGCGCGAAGGGCTGACCGAGGACGCCGTCAAGGTTCACGGCGATCCGGACGACCCGCTGCTCAGCGAGCGAGTGCTGGAGTGGGAGCACGTCGAAAACGATCGCCGCGGCTACCTCTACGCCAAACTGCACAACAGCCGCATCTTCGATCGCGACAAGCTCACCATCGAAGGCGAGATGACCGAGTCCGGCGAGATCGTCTATACGAGCAGGAACGATCGCTCGCTGCGGCTGATCGAAGTCGATGGCCGGTACCTCGAAGTCGAGACGCGCGAGGATTCCGGCCTGAGCGCCGACGAGGTTGAGATCCGCTCCGTGGGCGAACCCTACCTCAAGTTGCGCATGCCGCGATTCTTCCTGCGCGATTCGGACATCACGGCACTGGTAACCTACGTCACCAGCCTCAAGACGCCGCTGGTGCGCGGCAACCTGCAGAAGACCACCGACGACATGGGCATGATGCGCGCCAAGGGGCGGCTCATGGCCGAATCGCTCAACTGCGTCGGCTGCCACGACGTGCACAACAACGTGCCCAACATCCGGCAGTATTACGAGGTCCGTCGCAGAGATGGCAGCATCGATTTCCAGCAAACCCAGGAAAACCTGCCCAACGCGCCGCCGCGGATCGTCGGCAACGGCGCCAAGGCCCAGCACGACTGGTTCTACTCCTTCCTCAACAACGTGGAAATGCTGCGGCCCTGGCTGAAGATCCGCATGCCCAGCTTCGATCTCCAGCCGCAGGAAACGCAGTGGCTCGTCGAGTACTTCGCGGGGCAGACGACGATGGATGCGCGGATGATCGCCAGCCATCTCAAACCGGTCGACGCGGCGCTTTTCGACGAGTTCGAGAAGCAGTACAACGCGGCCTTCGAGGCAGCGCGGCAGGCCGGCAACAACGGCGCCAAGGCGGGTGAGATCGCCAAGGACGCGGCGTCCAAGGCCGTCGGGCGCATGCTCATGCCCGAGCAGTTCGACAAAACGCGCGAGCAGTTGATCCAGACCGCACGCGAATTCGGGCTCTATTCCGAAAGCGCCTATCCCACTCGCCATGATCCGGCCGACGAGTTCGCCGCCAAAGCCGGTCGCATCTGGTACGACCTGCGTTTCCTGCGCGACACATACAACGGCGTGGACTATCCGTTCCAGGCCCCGCCTGTGGATGACATGGCGCCCGAAGAGTTTGCACTGGGCGAAGGCATCGTGACCGACCTGGGCTGCTTCGCCTGCCATCGGCTTGGCGACTGGACGAAACTCGAGAAGATCTTCGACCTCCAGCAGGCTGAGATGATGGGCGACTTCGGCGGCGCCGATGAAGCGGACCCATATGCCGAGGAAGATCCATATGGCGGCGCGGAAGAAGATCCGTACGGCGGGGCCGAGGAGCAGGACCCATACGGCGGCGAAGAGGATGCCTACGGAGGCGACGAGCAGGACCCGTACGGCTCGAGCGAAGCGCCCGTTGAGAAAAAACCGACCATCTACGACCAGATCAGCGCACCGAACCTTGGCATCTCCTATGAGCGGCTGCAGGAAGACTACATCAAGCAGTGGCTGCGCAAGCCACAGGCGATCATGCCCGGCACGAAGATGCCCAGCCTCTTCGGCGCTGATGGGCGCACCAGCGCGTTTGCGGGCTATCCAGACACCGGACCGATGAGCCGCGAGCGAATGGAACTGCTCTATGGCGCTACGGCTGAAGAGCAGATCGACCTGATCACGAAGTGGATCATGGTCGCCGGCAGCCGGCACTACACAGTGGGGGAGAGCGCGCTGAGCGGCGATTCAACCGCCGCGCCGGCCGTGGATCTTGATGAAGTGCTCCGGCAGCGGCGCGAGGCCGCCGTAGCCGCCGGCGAAGCCGAGCCGGCCGCGGCGGGTAACGGCGAAGTTGCGGCGCCCGGCGAAGGGGGCGAGGTCGGCGCGCCTGAGGAACCCAAAGCCGAGCCTGAGCCGAAGAAGATCGAGACCAAACGTCTCACTCCCGAGGAGCAGACGGCGGACCGCGAAGCGGCGGTGACCGAGGTGCTCTCGAGCCCCGACGCAGCGACGGGCGCCGTGGCCGGCATCGCGCTCGTTGAGGGTCCACTGCCGCGCCCCAGTCGCATCAACGTCAACGCGGACGCCTTCTGTGCGCAGGCCAACCGCGGCACTCCGGTGTACAAGGAAGACATCGTCCGCAACGGCAACGGCTCGCTGCGCGACGTCGTCGTGTTCATCCGCAACGCGCCCGCGGGCGCGGGTAATCCGCTCGACGGCGACAAGGAGATCGACCAGATCGGCTGCGTCTACACGCCTCATGTGGTCACCGTGACGACGGGCAAGACGCTGAGCATGAAGAACACGGACAACACGGCTCACAATCTCAAGTTCACGAGCCAGAACAACGGCCAGTTCAATGAGGGCCAGCCGGTTGCCGGGATGGTCAAGGACGTGGAGTTCGCCAATCCGGAGATGCAGATGCACCTGGGCTGCAGTGTTCATGCCTGGATGCAGGCGTACATCTATGCCTTTAGCCACCCGTACCACGCCACGACGGGCGAGCGCGGCACGTTCAAGATCGCCGGTCTCCCGCCGGGCCAGTACGAACTGGTTTTCCATCATCCGGAACTCGGCGAGCAGGTGCAGAACATCACGATCGAAGCGGGGCAGGCCGCCCGCGCCGACGCGACCTTCAAGCGCTGA
- a CDS encoding glycosyltransferase family 4 protein → MADQNLRLSEPRLRVGFVSPVDPFDPDALSGMPFQMRRALECRGLEVVCCSAPPARSRARMVPAPLGQRAPWALRLAWRTARGRIDGAMERLQSRRRERERLHAAAHRAALLCERIRAVEPDVIFGCCISSMLFGLETDVPIVYFSDATARIINETYPAYIRRGAGYKRVCDAYEHATMQRVHLAGFATELARQSAIRDYGLDHRRSRVVPMGASITAAQLPAWRQNDAQPPVRGDLQLCLVASDPARKRADLAVAVVERLARRGWNARLNHIGQINASLRRSPLVRSSGPRRLSSPQDRARIAETMARSHLMILPSVGEAFGIAPCEASQFGRPSVVSAAGGLREVVVDGETGLVLPLSAAAEEYADAIEALADDPQRYRAMSAAAMSRARTRLNWSAWAAEMAPMLAHAAAGRVTGPRERRIAPVLVEPRKPELARF, encoded by the coding sequence GTGGCAGATCAGAACCTGCGGCTGAGCGAGCCCCGGCTGCGCGTCGGTTTCGTCTCACCGGTCGATCCATTCGATCCGGATGCCCTTTCGGGGATGCCGTTTCAGATGCGCCGGGCGCTCGAATGCCGCGGCCTGGAGGTCGTGTGCTGCAGCGCGCCGCCAGCGCGATCGAGAGCCCGCATGGTGCCCGCGCCGCTGGGGCAGCGCGCGCCGTGGGCGTTGCGGCTGGCGTGGCGCACCGCGCGCGGCCGCATCGACGGTGCTATGGAGCGGCTCCAATCACGCCGCCGCGAACGGGAGCGACTGCACGCCGCAGCGCATCGCGCCGCGCTGCTCTGCGAGCGCATCCGGGCCGTCGAGCCCGACGTGATCTTCGGCTGCTGCATCAGCAGCATGCTCTTCGGGCTCGAGACGGATGTGCCGATCGTGTACTTCAGCGACGCCACGGCTCGAATCATCAACGAGACCTATCCCGCATACATCCGGCGCGGCGCGGGCTACAAGCGAGTCTGCGATGCCTACGAACACGCCACGATGCAGCGCGTTCATCTGGCCGGCTTCGCCACGGAACTCGCGAGACAGTCTGCCATTCGCGACTACGGCCTCGACCACCGCCGGTCGCGCGTGGTTCCGATGGGCGCCAGCATCACGGCTGCACAGTTGCCTGCGTGGCGCCAAAATGACGCCCAGCCGCCGGTCCGCGGCGATCTGCAACTGTGCCTCGTCGCCTCCGATCCGGCGCGCAAGCGGGCCGACCTTGCGGTGGCGGTTGTGGAACGCCTGGCGCGTCGCGGCTGGAACGCGAGGCTCAATCACATCGGACAGATCAACGCGTCGCTGCGGCGCTCCCCGCTGGTCCGCTCCAGCGGGCCCCGGAGGCTGTCCTCGCCGCAGGACCGGGCGCGCATCGCCGAGACGATGGCGCGGAGTCACCTCATGATTCTGCCCTCGGTCGGCGAGGCGTTTGGAATCGCGCCGTGCGAAGCCTCGCAGTTTGGTCGGCCAAGCGTCGTCAGCGCGGCAGGCGGCCTGCGCGAGGTGGTTGTGGACGGTGAGACGGGGCTGGTGCTTCCGCTGAGCGCGGCGGCGGAGGAATACGCCGATGCCATCGAAGCCCTCGCGGACGATCCGCAGCGCTACCGCGCGATGTCGGCGGCCGCAATGTCACGGGCCCGCACACGGCTTAACTGGAGCGCCTGGGCCGCTGAGATGGCGCCGATGCTGGCTCACGCGGCGGCGGGCCGGGTGACCGGCCCCCGGGAGCGCAGGATCGCACCGGTCCTGGTGGAGCCTCGGAAGCCTGAACTGGCGCGATTCTAA
- a CDS encoding nitroreductase family protein: protein MIQTPPMILYRPYEPPGEPLAAARAFLDTMSRRRSVRTFSDRPVPRELVETLIAAAGTAPSGANKQPWRFVAVQEASLKREIRVAAEAEEREFYQHRASRRWLEDLHALGTDEHKEFLETAPWLIAVFKLMHTDEGGQVYYVDESIGIAVGMLLTAAHLAGLSTLTHTPSPMKFLSRILGRPAHERPFLLIPLGYAAEDCTVPDIQRKPLSAIMAVDRVQ, encoded by the coding sequence ATGATCCAGACACCCCCGATGATCCTCTACCGCCCCTACGAGCCGCCCGGCGAGCCGCTCGCCGCCGCTCGCGCGTTTCTGGACACGATGAGCCGGCGGCGCTCCGTCCGCACTTTCAGTGATCGACCGGTGCCGCGGGAACTCGTCGAGACCCTCATCGCCGCGGCGGGAACGGCTCCCAGCGGCGCCAACAAGCAGCCCTGGCGCTTCGTCGCGGTGCAGGAGGCTTCGCTCAAACGGGAGATCCGCGTCGCCGCCGAGGCTGAGGAGCGCGAGTTCTACCAGCACCGGGCCAGCCGCCGCTGGCTGGAGGACCTGCACGCGCTGGGTACGGATGAACACAAGGAGTTCCTCGAGACGGCCCCTTGGCTCATCGCTGTCTTCAAACTGATGCACACCGATGAGGGCGGGCAGGTGTACTACGTCGATGAGTCCATCGGCATCGCGGTGGGCATGCTGCTCACAGCCGCACACCTGGCCGGGCTTTCCACGCTCACGCACACGCCCAGTCCGATGAAGTTTCTCAGCCGCATCCTCGGCCGGCCGGCGCATGAGCGACCATTCCTGCTCATCCCGCTCGGATACGCTGCGGAAGACTGCACTGTCCCCGATATTCAGCGCAAGCCGTTGTCAGCCATCATGGCGGTGGACCGGGTTCAGTAG